From a region of the Trichoderma atroviride chromosome 6, complete sequence genome:
- a CDS encoding uncharacterized protein (EggNog:ENOG41), translating into MAAAAVQIPRQPDISYAPDYDNYLSRVKRRQENEKLANTLPEGFPTKLESDLVWDGRNLAETYDWNYVLTESDIAEIDEALRHFKSLNLGLGYITQETFPLPKLHATLREISKEVHLGHGFKVVKGVPVDNYSREDNVAIYAGIASHIAPIRGRQDYQYDGKPADVVLAHIKDLSQEIDPHKIGAPAYTTDKQVFHTDSGDVIALFALGEPEEGGQSFLSSSWHVYNELAANRPDLIRTLSEPWAVDEFGKRGRTHTLRPLLYFQPATDDAPERLIIQYARRSFTGYWGLPRSTEIPPITEAQAEALDALHFTAEKYRASLDFHKGDIQFANNLSIFHAREKFRDSADKKRHLIRLWLRDPELAWKTPEPLTDNWNRVYKDVKPENTVFPLEPTVRSASDGKPGKYE; encoded by the exons atggccgccgccgctgttcAAATCCCCAGACAGCCGGACATTTCATATGCCCCCGATTACGACAACTATCTCAGCCGCGTGAAACGCCGTCAGGAGAATGAGAAGCTGGCAAATACCCTGCCGGAAGGCTTTCCCACCAAGCTTGAATCCGACCTGGTCTGGGATGGAAGGAATTTGGCCGAGACATATGACTGGAACTACGTCTTGACTGAGAGTGACATTGCTGAGATTGACGAGGCTCTTCGCCACTTCAAAT CACTGAATTTGGGCCTGGGCTACATTACTCAAGAGACCTTCCCCCTGCCAAAGCTGCATGCCACTCTACGAGAAATCTCCAAAGAGGTTCATCTAGGCCATGGCTTCAAGGTCGTCAAGGGCGTACCTGTTGACAATTACAGCCGTGAAGACAACGTGGCAATTTATGCTGGCATTGCCTCTCATATTGCACCTATccgaggccgccaagattACCAATATGATGGAAAGCCAGCCGACGTGGTTCTTGCGCACATCAAAGATCTCAGCCAGGAGATTGATCCTCACAAGATAGGTGCCCCAGCTTACACCACAGACAAGCAAGTTTTCCACACAGATTCTGGAGATGTAattgctctctttgctttggGAGAGCCAGAAGAAGGTGGACAGAGctttctctccagcagctggcatGTATACAACGAGCTCGCGGCCAACCGCCCCGATCTTATTCGCACCCTGTCTGAGCCTTGGGCAGTCGATGA ATTCGGAAAGCGTGGCAGGACACATACGCTGAGACCGCTTCTATATttccagccagccaccgACGATGCCCCTGAGCGATTGATCATTCAATACGCGCGACGAAGCTTTACAGGATACTGGGGTCTCCCTCGATCGACTGAAATTCCTCCCATTACTGAGGCCCAGGCCGAGGCACTGGACGCCTTGCACTTCACAGCCGAAAAATACCGCGCCTCGCTCGACTTCCACAAGGGTGACATTCAGTTTGCCAATAATTTGAGCATTTTCCATGCTCGCGAGAAATTCCGAGACTCGGCAGACAAGAA ACGCCATCTCATCCGTCTTTGGCTGCGTGACCCCGAGCTGGCGTGGAAGACACCCGAGCCGCTGACTGACAACTGGAACAGAGTTTACAAGGATGTTAAGCCAGAGAATACTGTTTTCCCTCTAGAACCAACAGTCCGCAGCGCCAGTGACGGCAAACCTGGAAAGTATGAGTAg
- a CDS encoding uncharacterized protein (CAZy:GT4) has product MGDDPSQEFHVCASLRRKSQAEKVVEKEGCFGLSLTPIFIGISATLSGYKTYLVAFAVRDSTYLIDFAIKTVSAAEQGSTNDHDFLADYIIKAIRGYEHRTFTKVIGAGLPHALQSLSPMLCSRLWLELDIVPLVIQQPHEHKERISLWLSKRVDEQADSMARKCIMNFGPSLIPLLHVAWSGVVEVDAGFQAPLLTVENYKTTCGPASWEAVMHYAKTLRKHKTKIAFFSSTPQGGGVALMRHALVRFSRALGVDLRWYVPKPHPGVFRITKNIHNTLQGVNPEGEHISAEEKNSIVDWISDNADRYWFSDGGPLCRPEKGGADVVIMPCLIPLIKKLTPSRPVFYRSHIQIRTDLIDVVGSPQADIWDFLWKNIKQADLFISHPIPSFVPHNVPREKVLYLPATTDWLDGLNKPMEIWDVGYYGHLYNINCRSQRMTELQWPTRKYFIQVSRFDPAKGMPTVVDAYACFREQLEKYHATDIPQLVICGNASVDDPDGTIIYEQVMTQLETRYPHLMSDVSVMRLDPCDQLLNCLMANAHVVLQLSTYEGFEIKVSEALHAGRPVIATNAGGIPLQVKDKVNGYLVQPGDWKTVAEHLLELFTDHKLHDRMSYAARTGVSDEVGTVGNAISWYYLATKWSHRGPKLELLGNAQWVNDMARNEAGQPYAEGENRLPRNFAVAGK; this is encoded by the exons ATGGGCGATGATCCTAGCCAAGAATTTCACGTCTGCGCTTCCCTTCGTCGGAAGTCGCAGGCTGAAAAAGTTGTCGAGAAAGAAGGCTGTTTTGGCCTTAGTCTGACG CCTATATTCATCGGCATCTCGGCCACATTGTCTGGATATAAGACGTACCTTGTTGCTTTTGCCGTTCGCGATTCCACGTATTTAATTGATTTTGCCATTAAAACAGTTTCTGCAGCTGAACAAGGCTCTACAAACGATCATGACTTCCTGGCGGACtacatcatcaaagccatcCGAGGATACGAACATCGAACTTTTACCAAAGTCATTGGTGCCGGACTTCCCCATGCGCTACAGTCGCTCAGCCCAATGCTGTGTTCCCGCCTGTGGCTCGAACTGGACATTGTGCCCCTTGTGATTCAGCAGCCCCATGAGCACAAGGAGAGGATAAGTCTCTGGCTCAGCAAACGTGTGGACGAACAAGCTGACTCGATGGCGCGAAAATGCATCAT GAACTTTGGTCCCTCCTTGATTCCTCTCTTGCACGTCGCATGGAGTGGTGTTGTCGAAGTCGATGCTGGATTTCAAGCGCCGCTCTTAACCGTCGAAAATTACAAGACCACCTGCGGTCCTGCGTCTTGGGAGGCGGTGATGCACTATGCAAAGACTCTGCGAAAGCACAAGACCAAAATAgcattcttcagcagcactccccagggcggcggcgttgcCCTGATGAGACATGCACTTGTGCGATTCTCACGCGCATTGGGGGTAGATCTGCGCTGGTACG TGCCAAAACCTCATCCGGGCGTCTTCCGCATCACCAAAAACATCCACAATACGCTTCAAGGTGTGAACCCTGAGGGTGAGCACATCTctgcagaagaaaagaattcaATTGTCGACTGGATTAGCGACAACGCCGATCGTTACTGGTTCTCTGATGGCGGCCCATTGTGTCGACCAGAAAAAGGCGGTGCCGATGTTGTTATT ATGCCATGTCTCATCCCGCTAATCAAGAAACTCACCCCATCACGGCCGGTCTTCTACAGATCGCATATCCAAATTAGAACGGATCTAATTGATGTAGTGGGCTCTCCTCAGGCAGATATTTGGGATTTTCTCTGGAAAAATATTAAACAAGCCGATCTGTTTATTAGTCACCCGATTCCTTCATTTGTGCCTCACAATGTGCCTCGAGAGAAAGTCCTCTATTTACCTGCAACAACTGATTG GCTTGATGGCCTGAATAAGCCAATGGAGATCTGGGATGTCGGCTATTATGGCCATCTATATAACATCAACTGTCGCTCGCAGCGTATGACAGAGCTGCAGTGGCCAACGA GAAAATATTTTATCCAAGTATCTCGATTCGATCCCGCCAAGGGTATGCCGACTGTGGTGGATGCGTATGCGTGTTTTCGGGAGCAGCTTGAAAAATACCATGCTACCGATATTCCTCAGCTTGTCAT CTGTGGGAATGCCTCTGTCGATGATCCCGATGGCACCATTATTTACGAACAAGTCATGACACAGCTAGAAACGCGATATCCTCACCTTATGAGCGACGTTAGCGTAATGCGCCTTGATCCTTGCGACCAGCTCCTAAATTGTCTCATGGCCAACGCCCACGTCGTTTTGCAGCTTTCAACCTACGAGGGCTTCGAGATAAAAGTTTCTGAGGCACTGCACGCTGGCCGTCCCGTCATCGCTACAAACGCTGGTGGCATACCTCTTCAGGTGAAGGACAAGGTCAATGGATATCTTGTTCAGCCGGGAGATTGGAAAACCGTTGCTGAGCACTTGTTGGAATTATTTACGGATCACAAGCTGCACGATCGAATGTCATATGCCGCAAGAACAGGTGTTAGTGACGAGGTAGGAACGGTAGGAAACGCCATTTCGTGGTATTATTTGGCGACAAAGTGGTCGCACAGAGGCCCAAAGCTTGAATTGCTGGGAAATGCGCAGTGGGTTAATGACATGGCCCGAAATGAAGCTGGTCAGCCATATGCAGAGGGCGAAAATCGCTTGCCGCGTAACTTTGCCGTTGCTGGAAAATAG
- a CDS encoding uncharacterized protein (CAZy:GT4) — protein MLCSRLWLELDIVPLVIQQPHEHKERISLWLSKRVDEQADSMARKCIMNFGPSLIPLLHVAWSGVVEVDAGFQAPLLTVENYKTTCGPASWEAVMHYAKTLRKHKTKIAFFSSTPQGGGVALMRHALVRFSRALGVDLRWYVPKPHPGVFRITKNIHNTLQGVNPEGEHISAEEKNSIVDWISDNADRYWFSDGGPLCRPEKGGADVVIIDDPQMPCLIPLIKKLTPSRPVFYRSHIQIRTDLIDVVGSPQADIWDFLWKNIKQADLFISHPIPSFVPHNVPREKVLYLPATTDWLDGLNKPMEIWDVGYYGHLYNINCRSQRMTELQWPTRKYFIQVSRFDPAKGMPTVVDAYACFREQLEKYHATDIPQLVICGNASVDDPDGTIIYEQVMTQLETRYPHLMSDVSVMRLDPCDQLLNCLMANAHVVLQLSTYEGFEIKVSEALHAGRPVIATNAGGIPLQVKDKVNGYLVQPGDWKTVAEHLLELFTDHKLHDRMSYAARTGVSDEVGTVGNAISWYYLATKWSHRGPKLELLGNAQWVNDMARNEAGQPYAEGENRLPRNFAVAGK, from the exons ATGCTGTGTTCCCGCCTGTGGCTCGAACTGGACATTGTGCCCCTTGTGATTCAGCAGCCCCATGAGCACAAGGAGAGGATAAGTCTCTGGCTCAGCAAACGTGTGGACGAACAAGCTGACTCGATGGCGCGAAAATGCATCAT GAACTTTGGTCCCTCCTTGATTCCTCTCTTGCACGTCGCATGGAGTGGTGTTGTCGAAGTCGATGCTGGATTTCAAGCGCCGCTCTTAACCGTCGAAAATTACAAGACCACCTGCGGTCCTGCGTCTTGGGAGGCGGTGATGCACTATGCAAAGACTCTGCGAAAGCACAAGACCAAAATAgcattcttcagcagcactccccagggcggcggcgttgcCCTGATGAGACATGCACTTGTGCGATTCTCACGCGCATTGGGGGTAGATCTGCGCTGGTACG TGCCAAAACCTCATCCGGGCGTCTTCCGCATCACCAAAAACATCCACAATACGCTTCAAGGTGTGAACCCTGAGGGTGAGCACATCTctgcagaagaaaagaattcaATTGTCGACTGGATTAGCGACAACGCCGATCGTTACTGGTTCTCTGATGGCGGCCCATTGTGTCGACCAGAAAAAGGCGGTGCCGATGTTGTTATT ATCGATGACCCCCAGATGCCATGTCTCATCCCGCTAATCAAGAAACTCACCCCATCACGGCCGGTCTTCTACAGATCGCATATCCAAATTAGAACGGATCTAATTGATGTAGTGGGCTCTCCTCAGGCAGATATTTGGGATTTTCTCTGGAAAAATATTAAACAAGCCGATCTGTTTATTAGTCACCCGATTCCTTCATTTGTGCCTCACAATGTGCCTCGAGAGAAAGTCCTCTATTTACCTGCAACAACTGATTG GCTTGATGGCCTGAATAAGCCAATGGAGATCTGGGATGTCGGCTATTATGGCCATCTATATAACATCAACTGTCGCTCGCAGCGTATGACAGAGCTGCAGTGGCCAACGA GAAAATATTTTATCCAAGTATCTCGATTCGATCCCGCCAAGGGTATGCCGACTGTGGTGGATGCGTATGCGTGTTTTCGGGAGCAGCTTGAAAAATACCATGCTACCGATATTCCTCAGCTTGTCAT CTGTGGGAATGCCTCTGTCGATGATCCCGATGGCACCATTATTTACGAACAAGTCATGACACAGCTAGAAACGCGATATCCTCACCTTATGAGCGACGTTAGCGTAATGCGCCTTGATCCTTGCGACCAGCTCCTAAATTGTCTCATGGCCAACGCCCACGTCGTTTTGCAGCTTTCAACCTACGAGGGCTTCGAGATAAAAGTTTCTGAGGCACTGCACGCTGGCCGTCCCGTCATCGCTACAAACGCTGGTGGCATACCTCTTCAGGTGAAGGACAAGGTCAATGGATATCTTGTTCAGCCGGGAGATTGGAAAACCGTTGCTGAGCACTTGTTGGAATTATTTACGGATCACAAGCTGCACGATCGAATGTCATATGCCGCAAGAACAGGTGTTAGTGACGAGGTAGGAACGGTAGGAAACGCCATTTCGTGGTATTATTTGGCGACAAAGTGGTCGCACAGAGGCCCAAAGCTTGAATTGCTGGGAAATGCGCAGTGGGTTAATGACATGGCCCGAAATGAAGCTGGTCAGCCATATGCAGAGGGCGAAAATCGCTTGCCGCGTAACTTTGCCGTTGCTGGAAAATAG
- a CDS encoding uncharacterized protein (EggNog:ENOG41), which translates to MPFVDFMFSTPSLAKLLEMSGNVNDALQNATALGEPIPWAWLPNNASLQGFQDWYEPDKEHYNALDDPLKLSNLDEDLLLPLRANLDDVPIRHILLLKLESTRKDVFPIKKDSYIWNRLAQSFRNSSLPTEAQEKLASLTSTAKYLTGDFDDGFGEKAGTPRGGINANNAFTTSTYTLKSLVGTHCGISPLAADFNVETDHHIYQPCLPHIFEALNQLNHSHDEVSDEHFTSYKWKTAFMQSVTLRYDKQDHLMPKMGFTDPLGWWELKDEAARLGPVDLPDINYYGMSERAVEDYLRDTFASAKKNNERVFLSHLTSSTHHDFGLPEDEKYVPMAGDPDLDDLSHYLNTVGYVDRWLYRILQILDEEGVADETLLVAVGDHGLSIAERGTITPYSNPHAANYHVPLVLSHPKLPSIKVDDPVSSIQILPTILDLLLETKSLSKSEAEAVRDMIQNYEGQSLIRPMQSFSETNGQGGWQHTVMNPGGSTIAVRDGRQPNWRLIVPVFGNYEWRFTDLETDPHEDTPLVSYDYRAILRIVEEAFGAEAATWVEEAATVTRWWTDENYKRWRYNA; encoded by the coding sequence ATGCCATTTGTGGATTTCATGTTCTCGACGCCTTCTCTGGCTAAGCTCCTTGAGATGTCAGGCAATGTCAATGATGCGCTGCAAAATGCCACGGCTTTAGGCGAACCGATCCCCTGGGCTTGGTTGCCAAACAACGCGTCGCTTCAAGGATTTCAAGATTGGTATGAACCGGACAAAGAACACTACAACGCTTTAGATGATCCACTGAAGCTTTCAAAtcttgatgaagatttgCTACTGCCTCTGCGAGCCAATCTGGACGATGTTCCCATCCGACATATTTTGCTACTTAAACTTGAGAGCACACGCAAAGACGTCTTTCCAATCAAAAAGGACAGCTATATATGGAATCGTCTCGCCCAATCATTTCGGAATTCATCGCTACCTACAGAAGCGCAAGAAAAGCTAGCTTCCCTAACTTCGACTGCAAAGTACCTTACCGGAGACTTTGACGATGGTTTTGGTGAAAAAGCTGGCACCCCGCGCGGTGGCATCAATGCGAACAACGCTTTTACTACCAGTACTTACACGTTGAAGAGCTTAGTCGGGACGCATTGCGGCATAAGTCCACTAGCTGCTGATTTCAACGTTGAGACAGACCATCATATCTACCAGCCATGCTTGCCTCATATCTTTGAAGCACTGAACCAGCTCAATCACAGCCACGATGAGGTATCGGACGAACATTTTACTTCGTATAAGTGGAAAACTGCGTTCATGCAGTCAGTGACATTACGATATGACAAACAAGACCACCTCATGCCGAAGATGGGATTCACTGATCCGCTAGGTTGGTGGGAATTGAAGGATGAGGCGGCCAGGCTCGGACCAGTCGATCTCCCGGATATCAACTACTACGGCATGTCAGAGCGTGCCGTAGAAGACTACTTGCGGGATACTTTTGCTTCAGCTAAGAAAAATAATGAAAGAGTCTTCTTGTCCCACCTGACAAGCTCGACGCATCACGACTTTGGCTTGCCAGAAGACGAGAAATATGTACCAATGGCTGGCGACCCGGATCTCGATGATCTTTCACATTATCTGAACACAGTGGGCTACGTTGACCGCTGGCTGTATAGAATTCTTCAAATattggatgaagaaggcgttGCAGATGAGACTCTACTCGTCGCTGTTGGAGACCATGGTCTCTCCATCGCAGAGCGAGGAACCATCACTCCGTATAGCAACCCACACGCTGCAAACTACCACGTGCCGCTGGTCCTATCGCACCCCAAGCTGCCAAGCATCAAAGTTGATGATCCGGTTTCCTCCATACAGATTCTCCCAACTATTCTTGACCTTCTCCTTGAGACTAAATCTCTCTCTAAATccgaggcagaggcggtgCGCGACATGATCCAAAACTACGAGGGTCAATCCCTCATACGGCCAATGCAAAGTTTCTCTGAAACAAACGGACAGGGAGGCTGGCAGCACACGGTTATGAATCCCGGCGGATCAACCATCGCTGTTCGAGATGGTCGCCAGCCCAACTGGCGCCTGATTGTGCCCGTCTTCGGTAACTACGAATGGAGATTTACAGACCTAGAAACAGATCCGCATGAGGATACTCCATTAGTGTCGTATGACTATAGAGCCATCTTGCGTATCGTGGAGGAAGCATTTGGGGCTGAAGCCGCCACGTGGGTGGAAGAGGCCGCCACGGTCACTCGGTGGTGGACAGACGAGAATTATAAGCGCTGGCGCTACAATGCATGA
- a CDS encoding uncharacterized protein (SECRETED:SignalP(1-20)): protein MVSAFTSVKALPVLAAGAFAAASYPPIPVDLTTPVQQRIAVNGPNSVSIGWNTYQQLSQPCVAYGSSATSLTQQACSKNSVTYPTSRTWSNSVTLNNLSPATTYYYKIVSTNSSVDHFLSPRTAGDKTPFAINAIIDLGVVGPDGYTIQNDQTKRDTIPTIDPSLNHTTIARLATTVNDYEFVIHPGDLAYADDWIETPKNIFDGTNAYQAILEQFYDQLAPIAGRKPYMASPGNHEAACQEIPHTTGLCPAGQKNFTDFINRFGQTMPTAFTSTSANNSAKVNANKAQQLANPPFWFSFEYGMAHIVMIDTETDFANAPDGPDGSEGLNGGPFGALNQQLQFLEADLSSVDRSVTPWLIVGGHRPWYSTGGSGCAPCQVAFEGLFYKYGVDLGVFGHVHNSQRFNPVFNGTADPAGMTDPKAPMYIVAGGAGNIEGLSSVGSEPSYTAFAYADDFSYATIRFLDEQNLQVDFYQSSTGTLLDSSKLFKSHQQQFVVQ, encoded by the exons ATGGTGTCAGCTTTTACCTCTGTCAAAGCTCTTCCAGTGCTGGCCGCGggtgcttttgctgctgccagctaCCCGCCTATCCCTGTCGATTTAACAACTCCAGTTCAGCAACGCATTGCAGTAAACGGCCCCAACA GTGTTTCGATTGGGTGGAACACCTATCAGCAACTCAGCCAGCCTTGTGTTGCGTACGGCAGCTCTGCCACCTCTCTGACACAACAAGCATGTTCTAAGAACTCTGTCACATATCCAACCTCGCGCACATGGTCAAACTCAGTGACTCTCAATAACCTGTCGCCGGCCACTACGTACTACTACAAGATTGTCTCAACCAACTCAAGCGTGGATCACTTTTTGAGTCCCCGCACCGCCGGAGACAAAACCCCATttgccatcaacgccatcatcgatTTGGGAGTCGTGGGCCCTGACGGCTATACCATTCAAAATGATCAGACGAAGCGTGACACAATTCCAACCATTGACCCGTCATTGAACCATACAACTATCGCGCGTCTCGCTACTACCGTTAATGACTATGAATTCGTTATACACCCGGGCGACTTGGCATATGCTGACGACTGGATCGAGACACCAAAGAATATCTTTGATGGGACAAACGCATACCAAGCCATCCTAGAGCAATTCTACGACCAACTGGCTCCCATCGCTGGCCGCAAGCCGTATATGGCCAGTCCTGGCAATCATGAAGCGGCATGCCAGGAAATCCCCCATACCACAGGACTGTGCCCCGCTGGACAGAAGAACTTCACCGACTTTATAAATCGATTCGGCCAAACCATGCCGACGGCGTTTACTTCTACTTCAGCGAACAACAGTGCAAAGGTTAATGCAAACAAGGCGCAGCAACTCGCCAATCCTCCCTTCTGGTTCTCTTTTGAATATGGAATGGCCCATATTGTCATGATTGACACTGAGACTGACTTTGCCAATGCTCCCGACGGACCCGATGGCTCTGAAGGCCTCAACGGCGGACCTTTTGGAGCTCTCAATCAGCAGCTCCAGTTTCTTGAAGCGGACCTGTCATCTGTTGATCGTTCTGTCACGCCTTGGCTGATCGTTGGAGGACACCGACCCTGGTATTCCACGGGAGGATCGGGCTGCGCGCCTTGCCAGGTCGCTTTTGAAGGCCTCTTCTACAAGTACGGCGTCGATTTAGGAGTCTTTGGACATGTCCACAATTCTCAGCGATTCAACCCAGTCTTCAACGGAACTGCCGACCCCGCAGGAATGACTGATCCGAAAGCGCCAATGTACATTGTCGCCGGCGGCGCAGGCAACATTGAGGGCCTCAGCAGCGTTGGATCAGAGCCATCTTACACGGCATTTGCTTATGCAGATGACTTTAGCTATGCGACAATCCGATTTCTGGATGAACAGAATCTGCAAGTTGACTTTTACCAATCGTCGACGGGAACTCTTTTGGATAGCTCCAAGCTCTTCAAGtcccaccagcagcaatttGTTGTACAATGA